In a single window of the Gossypium hirsutum isolate 1008001.06 chromosome A13, Gossypium_hirsutum_v2.1, whole genome shotgun sequence genome:
- the LOC107894686 gene encoding uncharacterized protein: MTKLRAMFARLILASDGCLLAKLQVRPTLAQQTKEKQPLDGDLLKRIPQVEHGVKEDFDVDAKGILNFCGRLCVPQDEDLRQVILTEAHSSPYTIHPCKGKMCHDLRKIYWWLGLKRDVMDFVARCLACQKVKAEHHFPSMRTNYSLYKLADLYIAKIVRLHGVPISIISDRDSHFISRF; encoded by the exons ATGACGAAGTTGAGAGCTATGTTTGCGCGCTTGATTTTGGCTAGTGATGGTTGTTTGTTAGCTAAACTTCAAGTGAGGCCGACTTTGGCTCAACAAACTAAGGAGAAGCAACCTTTAGATGGAGATTTGTTGAAGAGGATTCCTCAAGTTGAGCATGGTGTTAAGGAAGATTTTGATGTTGATGCAAAAGGTATCTTGAATTTCTGTGGTAGATTGTGTGTGCCACAAGATGAGGATTTAAGACAAGTGATCCTTActgaggcacatagtagcccttacacTATACATCCCTGTAAAGGTAAAATGTGCCATGATCTTCGTAAGATTTATTGGTGGCTTGGGTTGAAGCGTGATGTTATGGATTTTGTGGCTCGATGTTTGGCTTGTCaaaaggtgaaagctgaacatcactTTCCTTCGA TGCGTACCAATTATTCTTTGTATAAGTTAGCAGATTTGTACATTGCAAAGATTGTACGTCTTCATGGTGTTCCGATATCTATCATCTCTGATAGAGATTCACATTTTATATCAAGGTTTTGA